From a single Streptomyces sp. NBC_00377 genomic region:
- the egtD gene encoding L-histidine N(alpha)-methyltransferase: protein MRTYGYTDTLDAEHYARALRADIRDGLTRTPKSTAPTWFYDARGSELFEEITQLKEYPLWRAELGLFQLHARDIAERTRARSLVELGSGSSTKTKLILEALGPAGLHYVPVDVSEDALHQAGAQLAQEYPGLVLHALRADFTAPLVLPELPSDEPRLLAFIGSTLGNFRRPARVPFLRKLRSIMRPEDFLLLGADLVKDTEEMIAAYDDGEGVTAAFDKNLLYVLNRELDADFEPDAFEHRAVWNSEEQHIEMRLRSLADQDVEIRRLGLTVHFDRDEEWITERSAKFTTDGLRAELAAAGLKIDQMWTDPDADFAVVLAAAP from the coding sequence ATCCGCACCTACGGCTACACCGACACCCTGGACGCCGAGCATTACGCCAGGGCGCTGCGCGCCGACATCCGAGACGGCCTGACACGTACTCCGAAGTCCACGGCGCCCACCTGGTTCTACGACGCCCGGGGCAGCGAACTGTTCGAGGAGATCACCCAGCTCAAGGAATACCCGCTGTGGCGTGCGGAACTCGGGTTGTTCCAGCTCCATGCCCGCGACATCGCCGAGCGGACGCGGGCCCGCAGTCTCGTGGAACTCGGCTCGGGCAGCAGCACGAAGACGAAGCTGATCCTGGAGGCCCTCGGCCCGGCGGGCCTGCACTACGTCCCCGTCGATGTCAGCGAGGACGCCCTGCACCAGGCCGGCGCCCAACTCGCACAGGAGTATCCGGGACTCGTACTCCACGCCCTCCGCGCCGACTTCACGGCTCCTCTGGTACTGCCCGAACTCCCGTCGGACGAACCGCGGTTGCTGGCCTTCATCGGCAGCACCCTCGGGAACTTCCGCCGACCCGCGCGCGTCCCCTTTCTGCGGAAACTCCGCAGCATCATGCGCCCGGAGGACTTCCTGCTGCTCGGCGCCGACCTGGTCAAGGACACGGAGGAGATGATCGCCGCCTACGACGACGGCGAAGGCGTCACCGCAGCGTTCGACAAGAATCTCCTGTACGTCCTCAACCGTGAACTGGACGCCGATTTCGAACCCGATGCCTTCGAGCATCGGGCGGTGTGGAACAGCGAGGAACAGCACATCGAGATGAGGCTGCGCAGCCTCGCCGATCAGGACGTGGAGATCCGGCGGCTCGGCCTCACGGTGCATTTCGACCGTGACGAAGAGTGGATCACCGAACGCAGCGCGAAATTCACCACGGACGGGCTGCGGGCGGAACTGGCCGCCGCGGGCCTGAAGATCGACCAGATGTGGACCGATCCCGACGCCGACTTCGCGGTCGTCCTCGCGGCTGCTCCCTAG
- a CDS encoding glycoside hydrolase family 65 protein gives MTGWTWEYDGYEPAQERLRESLCTLGNGYFATRGALPECAADDVHYPGTYVAGCYDRLTTDVAGRRVENEDMVNVVNWLPLRFRPAGQQWLTPDTADVLDHRQVLHLASGLLERRTRYALGEDRVLAVRQQRLVHMADPHLAALRTEFTAEGFAGDLEVEAVLDGGVSNAGVARYQDLDGRHLTRLHTGSAHPGTVWLRCRTRTSDIRIGMASRLTADAPVADRHEAARVAQRMRLRLLPGRPSTVDKTVALHTSRDPAISDPLDAAIDRVSAAPPYDELLEGHLTAWDQLWRRAELDVPGEAGQVLRLHLFHVLQTLSPHTADLDVGVPARGLHGEAYRGHVFWDELFVLPYLVLHFPEISRALLRYRHRRLDRACAAARAVGRRGAMYPWQSGSDGREETQQFHLNPRSGHWLPDHSRLQRHVGSAVAYNVWRYCEASGDAEFLHTKGAEMLLQIARFWADSATWDEQLGRHRIRGVMGPDEYHDAYPGARRPGLDDNAYTNVMAAWVLTRGSEVLRTLPEPRRRELAERTGLDDGELEQWEDVSRTLHIPFHDGVISQFEGYGDLAELDWDGYRERYGDIRRLDRILEAEGDTVNRYKASKQADVLMLGYLFPPAELRELFDRLGHRLDDDSWRRTVDHYFRRTSHGSTLSGLVHGWVLARARWAEAWTYCQEALLGDVADLQGGTTGEGIHLGAMAGTLDLVQRGLPGLETRAGALWLDPVPLPELSAYGFSLHYRGHWGVRLRLERGRLEVTVPPSDRSPIEIRLPGRTVRVRPGESRRLLLPD, from the coding sequence GTGACGGGCTGGACCTGGGAGTACGACGGCTACGAACCGGCTCAGGAGCGCCTGCGGGAGTCGCTGTGCACGCTGGGCAACGGCTACTTCGCCACCCGTGGGGCGCTGCCGGAGTGCGCCGCCGACGACGTGCACTATCCCGGGACCTATGTGGCCGGTTGCTACGACCGGCTCACCACGGACGTGGCCGGGCGCCGGGTGGAGAACGAGGACATGGTCAACGTCGTGAACTGGTTGCCCCTCCGGTTCCGCCCCGCCGGGCAGCAATGGCTCACGCCCGACACGGCGGACGTGCTCGATCACCGGCAGGTCCTGCACCTGGCCTCAGGGCTCCTGGAACGCCGCACACGGTACGCGCTCGGCGAGGACCGGGTGCTCGCGGTGCGGCAGCAACGGCTCGTGCACATGGCCGACCCCCATCTGGCGGCCCTGCGCACCGAGTTCACGGCCGAGGGATTCGCGGGGGACCTCGAGGTGGAGGCGGTGCTGGACGGTGGGGTCTCCAACGCCGGGGTGGCCCGCTACCAGGACCTGGACGGCCGCCATCTCACACGGCTGCACACCGGCTCGGCGCATCCGGGCACGGTGTGGCTGCGCTGCCGGACCCGCACCTCCGACATCCGCATCGGCATGGCGTCCCGGTTGACCGCCGACGCCCCGGTCGCCGACCGGCACGAGGCGGCGCGCGTCGCTCAACGCATGCGGCTGCGCCTGCTTCCCGGCCGTCCCTCCACGGTCGACAAGACCGTCGCCCTGCACACCTCCCGCGACCCCGCCATCAGCGACCCGCTGGACGCCGCGATCGACCGGGTGAGCGCGGCGCCGCCCTACGACGAACTGCTCGAAGGGCATCTGACGGCCTGGGACCAGCTGTGGCGGCGGGCCGAACTGGACGTTCCCGGCGAAGCGGGCCAGGTCCTGCGGCTGCACCTCTTCCACGTCCTGCAAACGCTGTCACCGCACACAGCGGACCTGGACGTCGGTGTCCCCGCCCGGGGACTGCACGGCGAGGCCTACCGCGGCCACGTCTTCTGGGACGAGCTGTTCGTGCTCCCCTACCTCGTCCTGCACTTCCCGGAGATCTCCCGCGCCCTGCTCCGCTATCGTCACCGCCGCCTGGACCGCGCCTGTGCCGCCGCCCGCGCCGTCGGCCGCCGGGGGGCGATGTACCCGTGGCAGAGCGGCAGCGACGGACGTGAGGAGACGCAGCAGTTCCACCTCAACCCCCGCTCGGGGCACTGGCTGCCCGACCACTCACGTCTCCAGCGGCACGTCGGCTCGGCGGTCGCGTACAACGTGTGGCGGTACTGCGAGGCCAGCGGTGACGCCGAGTTCCTGCACACCAAGGGCGCTGAGATGCTGCTCCAGATCGCCCGCTTCTGGGCCGACTCGGCCACCTGGGACGAGCAGCTGGGCCGGCACCGCATCCGGGGCGTGATGGGCCCCGACGAGTACCACGACGCGTATCCGGGCGCGCGGCGGCCCGGCCTTGACGACAACGCCTACACCAACGTCATGGCCGCCTGGGTGCTCACCCGCGGTTCCGAGGTGCTGCGGACCCTGCCGGAACCGCGGCGGCGCGAACTCGCGGAGCGTACGGGCCTGGACGACGGCGAACTCGAACAGTGGGAGGACGTCTCCCGCACCCTCCACATACCCTTCCACGACGGTGTCATCAGCCAGTTCGAGGGCTACGGCGATCTCGCGGAACTGGACTGGGACGGCTACCGCGAGCGGTACGGCGACATCCGGCGCCTGGACCGGATCCTGGAGGCGGAGGGCGACACCGTCAACCGCTACAAGGCGTCCAAACAGGCCGACGTGCTGATGCTCGGCTACCTGTTCCCGCCGGCCGAACTCCGCGAACTCTTCGACCGGTTGGGCCATCGGCTCGACGACGACTCCTGGCGCCGGACGGTCGACCACTACTTCCGCCGCACCAGCCACGGTTCCACTCTCAGCGGCCTGGTCCACGGCTGGGTCCTGGCCCGGGCGAGGTGGGCGGAGGCGTGGACGTACTGCCAGGAAGCCCTGCTCGGCGACGTCGCCGATCTTCAGGGCGGTACCACGGGCGAGGGCATCCACCTGGGCGCGATGGCCGGCACGCTCGACCTCGTCCAGCGCGGACTGCCCGGACTGGAGACCCGCGCGGGCGCGCTGTGGCTGGATCCGGTGCCCCTGCCCGAGCTGTCGGCCTACGGGTTCTCCCTGCACTACCGAGGGCACTGGGGCGTTCGGCTGCGTCTCGAACGCGGTCGGCTGGAAGTGACGGTGCCGCCCTCCGACCGTTCACCGATCGAGATCAGGCTGCCGGGCCGTACGGTCCGCGTGCGACCGGGAGAGAGCCGCCGGCTGCTCCTCCCGGACTGA
- a CDS encoding flavodoxin domain-containing protein codes for MTDTVLVTYGTTNGSTAEIAEAVADVLRKGGLTVESCPARSVRSVARYDAVVVGGALYAGRWHKEARRFVRRHRTELAERPVWFFSSGPLDASASERDIPPVRGVRHAMTRLDVREHVTFGGRLEEGAEGRVAGMILRAGKGGDFRDFGAIETWAKGVAEALTRRSAEPERAGARPGAHGDGSR; via the coding sequence ATGACCGACACCGTGTTGGTCACCTACGGAACGACGAACGGGTCCACGGCGGAGATCGCCGAAGCCGTCGCCGACGTCCTGCGCAAGGGCGGCCTGACCGTCGAGTCCTGTCCGGCCCGCTCCGTGCGGAGCGTCGCGCGCTACGACGCCGTCGTGGTCGGAGGCGCGCTCTACGCCGGGCGCTGGCACAAGGAAGCGCGGCGGTTCGTCCGCCGGCACCGCACCGAGCTGGCCGAGCGCCCGGTGTGGTTCTTCAGCAGCGGACCGCTCGACGCCTCCGCCTCCGAGCGGGACATCCCACCCGTGCGGGGTGTACGCCATGCCATGACACGGCTGGACGTCCGGGAGCACGTCACCTTCGGCGGGCGCCTGGAGGAGGGCGCCGAGGGACGGGTCGCCGGGATGATCCTCCGTGCCGGAAAGGGCGGTGACTTCCGCGACTTCGGCGCGATCGAGACCTGGGCGAAGGGCGTCGCCGAGGCCTTGACGAGGCGTTCGGCGGAGCCGGAGCGTGCTGGTGCGCGGCCGGGCGCGCACGGTGACGGCTCCCGGTGA
- a CDS encoding SulP family inorganic anion transporter, producing the protein MSQVSLGPVPGWRRLAPGLAALLGYRRSWLAGDLLAGGTVAAYLVPQVMAYAGVAGLPPVAGLWAILPALGLYALFGSSRLLSVGPESTTALMTAAVVAPLAAGSPQRYASLAAALAVTVGLLCLLARAVRLGFLADLLSRPVLIGYLAGVALIMMVDQLAKLTGVRTAGSEFFPQLWSFLTHLPQAHPATVVFSAATLTFLFLVSHYLRAVPGPLLAVVLGTTAVAVFDLDGRYGLKVIGEVPSGLPGVALPDLGELPDLVLPALGVLLVAYTDFILTARAFTDPDDPGPGLDANQEFLALGAANLGAGVLHGFPVSSSASRTALASSAGARSQAYSLVAGAVVLAVLLFLSPFLSRTPSAVLGTLVVYAAVRMIDLAGFRRLASFRRRELLLSFGCLAGVLALDILYGVIVAVGLSVAELLTRVARPHDAVEGLVPGVAGMHDVDDYPQARTIPGLLVYRYDSPLFFANAEDFRRRALAAVDDQREPVRWFVLNTEANVEVDITALDAVDELRRELVRRGIVFALARVKQDLRDDLDAYGLTDSVGEGLVFPTLPTAVAAYRKWDGER; encoded by the coding sequence ATGTCCCAGGTCTCGCTCGGACCGGTCCCGGGGTGGCGGCGGCTCGCGCCCGGCCTCGCGGCCCTCCTCGGCTACCGGCGTTCCTGGCTCGCGGGCGACCTTCTCGCGGGCGGGACGGTGGCCGCGTATCTCGTGCCGCAGGTCATGGCGTACGCGGGCGTGGCCGGTCTGCCGCCGGTCGCCGGGCTGTGGGCGATCCTGCCGGCCCTCGGCCTGTACGCCCTGTTCGGCTCCTCGCGCCTGCTCTCGGTGGGGCCCGAGTCCACGACGGCCCTGATGACCGCAGCCGTGGTCGCGCCGCTCGCGGCCGGCTCCCCGCAACGGTACGCATCACTGGCGGCGGCCCTCGCCGTCACGGTGGGCCTGCTGTGCCTGCTGGCGCGGGCGGTGCGGCTGGGCTTCCTCGCGGACCTGCTGTCCCGGCCCGTCCTGATCGGCTATCTCGCCGGGGTGGCGCTGATCATGATGGTGGACCAGCTGGCCAAACTCACCGGGGTGCGGACGGCCGGCTCGGAGTTCTTCCCCCAGTTGTGGTCCTTCCTCACGCACCTTCCGCAGGCGCACCCGGCCACGGTGGTCTTCTCGGCGGCCACGCTCACGTTCCTCTTCCTGGTGTCCCACTACCTGCGCGCCGTGCCCGGCCCGCTGCTCGCCGTCGTCCTCGGCACCACGGCCGTGGCGGTCTTCGATCTCGACGGTCGCTACGGCCTGAAGGTCATCGGAGAGGTGCCGTCCGGTCTGCCCGGCGTGGCCCTGCCGGACCTGGGCGAACTGCCTGACCTCGTCCTGCCCGCCCTGGGCGTGCTCCTGGTCGCCTACACGGACTTCATCCTGACCGCACGGGCGTTCACGGACCCCGACGACCCGGGCCCCGGGCTCGACGCGAACCAGGAGTTCCTCGCCCTGGGGGCGGCCAATCTGGGCGCCGGGGTCCTGCACGGCTTCCCGGTGAGCAGCAGTGCCAGCCGTACGGCCCTCGCGTCTTCGGCCGGCGCCCGCAGTCAGGCGTACTCCCTGGTCGCCGGAGCGGTGGTGCTCGCCGTTCTGCTCTTCCTCAGCCCGTTCCTCAGCCGCACCCCGTCCGCCGTGCTCGGGACGCTCGTCGTGTACGCCGCGGTCCGCATGATCGACCTCGCCGGGTTCCGCCGGCTGGCCTCCTTCCGGCGCCGCGAGCTGCTCCTGTCCTTCGGCTGTCTTGCCGGGGTCCTCGCCCTGGACATCCTGTACGGGGTGATCGTCGCCGTGGGTCTGTCGGTGGCCGAACTCCTGACGCGCGTGGCACGCCCGCACGACGCGGTCGAGGGTCTGGTGCCGGGGGTGGCGGGCATGCACGACGTGGACGACTACCCGCAGGCCCGCACCATCCCGGGCCTGCTCGTCTACCGCTACGACTCACCGCTGTTCTTCGCCAACGCGGAGGACTTCCGCCGCCGGGCACTGGCCGCCGTCGACGACCAGCGCGAGCCCGTCCGCTGGTTCGTTCTCAACACCGAGGCCAACGTCGAGGTCGACATCACCGCGCTGGACGCCGTCGACGAGCTGCGCCGCGAACTCGTCCGCCGGGGCATCGTGTTCGCCCTCGCCAGGGTGAAGCAGGACCTGCGCGACGACCTCGACGCGTACGGTCTGACGGACTCCGTGGGCGAGGGCCTGGTCTTCCCCACGCTGCCCACCGCGGTTGCCGCGTACCGGAAATGGGACGGCGAGCGGTGA
- a CDS encoding cyclic nucleotide-binding domain-containing protein encodes MNASLTPSMLRSLSAEHRRRLMRLAREVSIPQGTRLFEEGQRADRFWIIRTGSVDLDMHVPGRRAAVIENLGHNELIGWSWLFTPHNWHLGAEAITPVRAYEFDATAVRSLCQEDPALGNDVTRWVGEIVAHRLRSARTRLLDLYAPYGAGSTL; translated from the coding sequence ATGAACGCGTCCCTCACCCCCAGCATGCTGCGCTCACTGTCCGCCGAGCACCGCCGGCGGCTCATGCGTCTGGCCCGGGAGGTATCCATCCCCCAGGGGACGCGCCTCTTCGAGGAGGGCCAGCGAGCCGACCGCTTCTGGATCATCCGCACCGGCAGCGTCGACCTGGACATGCATGTGCCGGGCCGCCGGGCGGCCGTCATCGAGAACCTCGGGCACAACGAGCTGATCGGCTGGTCCTGGCTGTTCACCCCGCACAACTGGCATCTGGGCGCCGAGGCGATCACCCCGGTGCGGGCCTACGAGTTCGACGCGACGGCGGTCCGCTCCCTGTGCCAGGAGGACCCGGCCCTGGGCAACGACGTCACCCGGTGGGTGGGCGAGATAGTCGCCCACCGTCTCCGCTCGGCCAGGACCCGCCTTCTGGACCTGTACGCCCCCTACGGCGCGGGCAGCACCCTCTGA
- a CDS encoding glycosyl hydrolase family 28-related protein, giving the protein MSRVSRRHILRGGLTVLAATALTGHSASAAVATGGGLAGPVGAEGPWRDRSSADLLARVINVADLGAVGDGRVDDSAAFELAYALAAARIFRGVGRTVIEIPAGEYLITRPNALLNGVAPLRSANGLRFSGAGKRMTTLIFRPAQGPGSYLCRNEDIWSNISFERMQFRSATPGASFFTSYSTGQAQDYRFSECEWMGEWEYGLALDGTDTNSEMQWDACRVGGSYRRAFLYSGVTGHGQDPNEQDQFLNYWFTDMKVEYEWGNFLEFPYGGSIACRGGSYIITGTRPESTEEYGTTSTFFRFPVAQHHDSVQRFHAQDIRFEVRNPDARIIDCVWKSGTVHFSDCDDTGVAFKDFATELRAHRYTVGPRGPLIRYDSCQLVGRHEYRTAEPEESLPAVARYDMCLLRSHDAKGFVVAEGIDQRDFVSFVDCLEEPGADAPPPPAPAPPGGPATTATPPTADPAAVPPANPSPPLAAAAGR; this is encoded by the coding sequence ATGTCTCGTGTCAGCCGTCGGCACATTCTGCGTGGCGGACTGACGGTGCTGGCCGCCACGGCCTTGACCGGCCACAGCGCGTCCGCCGCCGTGGCGACGGGAGGGGGCCTCGCGGGACCGGTCGGCGCCGAGGGGCCCTGGCGGGACCGCTCGTCCGCCGACCTGCTGGCGCGCGTGATCAACGTGGCCGACCTCGGAGCGGTCGGCGACGGACGCGTCGACGACAGTGCGGCGTTCGAGCTCGCCTACGCGCTCGCCGCCGCCCGGATCTTCCGCGGGGTCGGGCGCACCGTGATCGAGATCCCGGCCGGCGAGTACCTCATCACGCGTCCGAACGCGCTGCTGAACGGCGTCGCCCCACTGCGGTCGGCCAACGGCCTGCGCTTCTCCGGAGCCGGCAAGCGCATGACCACGCTGATCTTCCGCCCGGCCCAGGGCCCGGGCTCCTACCTCTGCCGCAACGAGGACATCTGGTCGAACATCTCCTTCGAGCGGATGCAGTTCCGGTCGGCCACGCCGGGCGCCTCCTTCTTCACCTCCTACTCCACGGGGCAGGCGCAGGACTACCGGTTCTCGGAGTGCGAGTGGATGGGGGAGTGGGAGTACGGGCTGGCCCTGGACGGCACCGACACCAACTCCGAGATGCAGTGGGACGCGTGCCGGGTCGGCGGAAGCTACCGCCGTGCGTTCCTGTACTCGGGGGTCACCGGACACGGGCAGGACCCCAACGAGCAGGACCAGTTCCTCAACTACTGGTTCACCGACATGAAGGTCGAGTACGAGTGGGGCAACTTCCTCGAATTCCCCTATGGCGGATCGATCGCCTGCCGGGGCGGCTCGTACATCATCACCGGCACACGCCCGGAGAGCACCGAGGAATACGGCACCACCAGCACCTTCTTCCGCTTTCCCGTCGCCCAGCACCACGACTCGGTGCAGCGGTTCCACGCCCAGGACATCCGGTTCGAGGTGCGCAACCCCGACGCGCGGATCATCGACTGCGTCTGGAAGAGCGGCACGGTCCACTTCAGTGACTGCGACGACACCGGCGTCGCCTTCAAGGACTTCGCCACCGAACTCCGGGCGCACCGCTACACGGTGGGACCGAGAGGCCCTCTGATCCGCTATGACTCCTGTCAGTTGGTCGGCCGCCACGAGTACCGGACCGCCGAACCGGAGGAGTCACTCCCGGCCGTCGCCCGCTACGACATGTGCCTGCTGCGCAGTCACGACGCGAAGGGGTTCGTGGTCGCCGAAGGGATCGACCAGCGTGATTTCGTCAGCTTCGTCGACTGCCTGGAGGAGCCGGGAGCCGACGCCCCGCCCCCGCCCGCGCCGGCGCCGCCCGGCGGTCCGGCGACGACCGCGACCCCGCCGACCGCCGATCCGGCTGCCGTCCCCCCTGCGAACCCGTCGCCTCCCCTCGCGGCAGCGGCCGGCAGGTGA
- a CDS encoding CDP-alcohol phosphatidyltransferase family protein has product MTEFAETLRQLSAAQKPAKGTSLYTRFVNRPAGRLLAALAFRVGATPNQLTVLGAAFTFPALVTVALLPPGPTTSLCIAASLAVGFALDAADGQLARSQRSGSPSGEWLDHVLDCAKIVTLHLVVLVSFYRFFALPSRAFLLAPMLFQLAAVVIFFAGILTEKLKRPAPGDARAGSAPAPAPALRSVLLLPVDYGLTCLSFLFLGSQDLFLALYCTLLVAHVLFMAAFLVKWYRELS; this is encoded by the coding sequence ATGACCGAGTTCGCCGAAACGCTCAGACAGCTGTCCGCAGCACAGAAGCCCGCGAAGGGGACGTCGCTCTACACCCGGTTCGTCAACCGGCCGGCCGGCCGGCTCCTGGCCGCTCTGGCCTTCCGGGTGGGGGCGACACCGAACCAGTTGACCGTCCTCGGGGCCGCGTTCACCTTTCCGGCACTGGTCACGGTGGCCCTGCTGCCGCCGGGGCCGACGACGTCGCTCTGCATTGCCGCGTCGTTGGCCGTGGGGTTCGCGCTGGACGCCGCGGACGGTCAACTGGCGCGGAGTCAGCGCTCCGGCAGCCCGTCGGGTGAGTGGCTCGACCACGTCCTGGACTGCGCGAAGATCGTCACCCTCCACCTGGTGGTGCTGGTGTCGTTCTACCGGTTCTTCGCGCTGCCCAGCCGGGCCTTTCTGCTGGCGCCGATGCTCTTCCAGCTCGCGGCCGTGGTGATCTTCTTCGCCGGAATCCTGACGGAGAAGCTCAAGCGGCCGGCGCCGGGCGACGCCCGGGCCGGGTCGGCCCCCGCCCCGGCCCCGGCCCTTCGGTCCGTGCTGCTGCTGCCGGTCGACTACGGCCTGACCTGCCTCAGCTTCCTATTCCTGGGGAGCCAGGACCTCTTCCTCGCGTTGTACTGCACGCTGCTGGTGGCCCACGTGCTGTTCATGGCCGCCTTCCTGGTGAAGTGGTACCGGGAGTTGAGCTGA
- a CDS encoding fibronectin type III domain-containing protein, translating to MRLRKLRTKSVTRTAVAALVCTTALLDASQAVAAGGDPGTLAADALSTWQTDGIVWSLAAANGVVYVGGSFDSIRPPGAARGQGQVARHNFAAFDAATGKLLPCAPSFTGLGHTVRAMKASPDGRVLYVGGSFDRAASAPVANMAAVDTAGCSVRKEFHPGVSATVRAIEATGGVVYLGGDFGRVAGQVRSRIAAVDTKGALLPFKADIDQPVRALSAAPSHGRLFVGGDFETVNGRPARSLVALNPTSGATVLSYPGWFPSQSSVKTIARDDSRFFVGAEGHGPGIYDGRIAGRLANGTMVWKDTCFGATQAVVPFKGVLYSASHAHNCNETPGGFPDRGDRQHLLAQSVTDRRILHWFPDTNGGLGEEVGPRALVVSKGVLWVGGEFTQVNEQPQQGLTRFGSRDTGAPKVPGLSLSSATADKVTLAWRATWDRDDASLTYRIYRDGKLVARQTKRSTYWNLPKMTYTDPVRPGSRHSYRIEVTDGTNTSAKSRALDVTVPKKPATRAAGDAANRPSNAPERGTADHGAAPSEAPGHVTGEAR from the coding sequence TTGCGCCTGAGAAAGCTTCGTACGAAATCGGTCACGAGGACCGCCGTCGCGGCCCTCGTCTGCACCACGGCCCTGCTCGACGCCTCCCAGGCCGTGGCCGCCGGGGGTGACCCAGGAACCCTCGCCGCCGACGCGCTGTCCACCTGGCAGACGGACGGCATCGTCTGGTCGCTGGCCGCCGCGAACGGCGTCGTCTACGTCGGCGGCTCCTTCGACTCGATCCGTCCACCGGGCGCCGCGCGCGGCCAGGGCCAGGTGGCGCGTCACAACTTCGCCGCGTTCGACGCCGCCACCGGCAAACTCCTGCCGTGCGCCCCGTCGTTCACGGGCCTCGGCCACACGGTGCGCGCCATGAAGGCCTCCCCCGACGGGCGGGTCCTCTACGTCGGCGGCTCCTTCGACCGCGCCGCATCCGCCCCCGTGGCCAACATGGCCGCTGTCGACACCGCGGGCTGCTCGGTGCGCAAGGAGTTCCATCCAGGGGTGTCCGCCACGGTCCGGGCCATCGAGGCGACGGGCGGCGTGGTGTACCTGGGAGGTGACTTCGGCCGGGTGGCCGGCCAGGTCAGGAGCCGTATCGCCGCGGTCGACACCAAGGGCGCGCTGCTGCCGTTCAAGGCGGACATCGACCAGCCGGTGCGTGCCCTGTCGGCCGCACCGTCGCACGGCCGGCTCTTCGTCGGAGGCGACTTCGAGACGGTCAACGGACGGCCGGCGCGCTCACTGGTCGCGCTGAACCCCACCAGCGGCGCGACGGTGCTCTCCTACCCGGGCTGGTTCCCCTCCCAGTCCTCGGTGAAGACCATCGCACGCGACGACAGCCGCTTCTTCGTCGGCGCCGAGGGCCACGGGCCGGGCATCTACGACGGCCGTATCGCCGGCCGGCTCGCCAACGGAACCATGGTCTGGAAGGACACCTGCTTCGGGGCGACCCAGGCGGTGGTCCCCTTCAAGGGCGTCCTCTACAGCGCCTCGCACGCGCACAACTGCAACGAGACGCCCGGCGGGTTCCCCGACAGGGGAGACCGCCAGCACCTCCTCGCCCAGTCCGTCACGGACCGGAGGATCCTGCACTGGTTCCCCGACACCAACGGCGGACTCGGCGAAGAGGTGGGTCCCCGCGCCCTGGTGGTGTCGAAGGGCGTCCTGTGGGTGGGCGGCGAGTTCACTCAGGTCAACGAGCAACCGCAGCAGGGACTCACCCGCTTCGGGAGCCGCGACACCGGAGCCCCGAAGGTTCCCGGCCTGTCCCTGTCCTCCGCGACGGCCGACAAGGTCACCCTCGCCTGGCGCGCCACCTGGGACCGGGACGACGCGTCACTGACGTACCGGATCTACCGGGACGGCAAGCTCGTGGCACGCCAGACCAAGCGGTCCACGTACTGGAACCTTCCGAAGATGACCTACACCGACCCGGTGCGCCCCGGTTCCCGGCACAGCTACCGCATCGAGGTGACGGACGGGACGAACACCTCGGCCAAGTCCCGCGCCCTGGACGTGACCGTGCCGAAGAAGCCCGCGACGCGGGCGGCGGGTGACGCGGCGAACCGGCCGTCGAACGCCCCGGAGCGGGGCACGGCCGACCACGGGGCCGCACCGTCCGAGGCCCCCGGACACGTCACGGGTGAGGCGCGATGA